Below is a genomic region from Tumebacillus amylolyticus.
CCATCGAAATGCTCTCGTCGGGGATGAAATAGGGAGTCTCGATGTAGACTTTCTCTCTCGCGGTCGCCACCGCCGTGAAATAGACCTGCCGAATCGATTCCCAATCGGAATCCGGCCCACTCGCGACGATCTGCGCGTATTTAGATCCCATGTTCTCAAGCGGCGGGTAATAACGTTCGTCCTCGATGCGCTGACGAGTGATGAAGTACCAATCATTTAAAAAGATCGTCTGCAGACGATGCGCACTCTCCCCCTCCAACACCAAGTGCGTGTCCCGCCAAAACCCGAATTCCCGTTTGCGGGACAAATACTCGTCTCCGATGTTCATCCCGCCGAGAAAGCCCACCTTGCCGTCGACCACCACGATCTTGCGGTGGTTGCGGAAATTCAACCGACTCGTGATAAACGGAAACTTCACAGGGAAAAAGTACTCGACCTGCACACCGCTGCTCGACAATTCGTCCAAAAAGTCTCGGGAAATCTCGCGACTCCCCAAGCCATCGATCAACACGCGCACCTCGATGCCTCTCCGTGCTTTTTGGATCAAAAGCCGTTGGATGTCGCGCCCGATCTCATCTTCCTTGAAGATGTAGTACTCCAAGTGGATGTGATGCTCGGCCCGTTCGAGCGCGTGGAACAATTCCTCGAACTTGCTGGGTCCATCGGTCAGCACGCGCACGCTGTTGTTGGTCGTCAGCGGCGAGTAGGCGCTGTTCAAAAGCAAGCGCACCAAGCGTTGCTGTCGATTCTCACCCCCGCCGCGCAGCAGTTCATCCTCCGTCATCTTGAGTGACTGTTCATGCACCAGTTTTTTGAGTTGGGTATCGCTGTTGTGTTTGTGGTGAAACAGCTTGCGTTTTCGCGCATTGCGTCCAAATACGAGGTAGAGCAGGAAACCGATGACAGGCAACACGATCAAGATGATCAACCACGCCACCGTTTTTTCCGGGTTGCGATTCTCTAAAAAGATGACGGTTCCTACCAACAGCAGTACCACGACCGCCATGAAAAGCAGGACTGCTACCGTCCACGCGATACGAATCACCACCCTTTCCCAGCTCATCCGTGTTTCCCCGTAGTATGCACGAAAAAAATCGCCTCCATGAGGAGACGATTTTTTGTGAACTCAAGAAGCGACTTCTGTCCCCGTCTGTCGGAGCGGGAGAGTCGCCGGTTCGTGGAACCGCTCTTGCCACCAAGCGGTGCCTCGACGCCCCAGCCAGCAGGTAAGCGTCGCAAGTCCGATGCCCGCGATGACGTCGATGACATAGTGATAGCGCAGATACACCGTCGAGATCAGAATCGAAACGACCAACGGCCCGTAGAGCCACATCCACTTGCGGCGGTACGTCCATACGAAGTACAACATGACGCACGAGATCGCGGTATGCAACGACGGGAAGCAGTCGCGGGAGATGTTCATATCCTGTTGCGAGGTCACCACCGCTCGTTGCATCTCCGTAATTCCCCCGCCGGAAAGCGAGGTGGTGTACGTGTCGGCCAGCGAATACAGCGGGCCGATCGCCGGCACGATCGTATAGCTCACATACCCCACATAAAAAGCAAAAAGCGCCGCCGCCACGTACCCGCTGACCGCTTGCCGCGACTTGAGCATCATCAGAAGCAAGGTGAAAAAAATCATCGGGAACCAGATCATGTACACGAAGCTCAGGTAATCGGTCAGCCACGGGCGAATCAGCGGCTCCAACCAGATCGACGGTTGCACGCCGAACATCCACGCGTCGATATGCAACAACCAGCCGTCGCGATCAATCGGGGAGAACAACGGGATGTAAAAATCGAGCGCCCGGTAGATGATCAGCAACACGCAGAACGGCAAGCCAAAGCGTGCGACGCGCAGCGTTTGCCCGACGCCCCATTTCAAACCGGGCTTCCAGGCGACTTTCCAGGAACTTTTTTCACGACGGGATTCACGGAACCAGCCGAGCAAACCGAGACCCAGCAGTGCGTACCCCAACGCTTTCGGGATGAAGTCGCGGTAGATCGCCCAAATCCACGACAGCGGAACCCAGTGCCAGCCCGGTTCCCCCTGCTTGGCGTCGATCTCGTCCCCGAGCGCGAAGAACCCGATCACGCACAGCAAGGAGACGAGAATCCCGATCACCTCATACAATTCCAGTTTCCGTACCCAACCACAAGTCTTCATCTCTCCATCCTTTCTATTGCAAAACGGCAGGTTGCGCCTCCCGTCCCAAATCCCGACGGCGCGTGTCCAGCAGAGACTGCACACGCTCGTCCATGCCTTCGTAGAGTCGATCGTCCGGCAATCCCAACGTCTCTTGCGTTTGGTCGTCGGCGCCCCAGAGGAGCCATTCGATCGTCTGCACCTCTTCGCCGTCGACGAGACTGCGCAAGATCAGCACGCTGTAGCGGTCGTCGTCGGTGCGCCATTCGATCGTTCCTTCCACTTGCATCTGAAGCATCGCACAGTCGTTCGCATAACCTGCGATCACTTCTTGGGACATTCGCAACACCCGGTGGTCCAATTCGCTGAGTTGAGCGGGTGTCATGGCGTTTGCTGCGTGCGTATCGTAAGAGACCAATTTGCGTACCCCGAGCCGGTGCAACGTGCGCTCGATACGCGCCATCTCCGGCCCGCCGTACTGCTCAATTTGCCCGATCGGACGCAGACTCAAGATGAAATAGTCCTTGTAGACCCAATAGCCGATGCAGTCCTTCCAATCCACGCGCGTTTCATAGGTTCCCTGCCCCGACAGCCCTCTGCGCACGGGGTAGATCGAAATTCCCTTGCGATCAAAAAGCATCTCCAATGCATTCACCGTTTTGCTCCGGCGATAGATCATCCACAGAATTCCGACGACAAAAACGCCGATGGCAATCCCGAGAAGCACCGCACCCTGCAACTCGCTTTCCTTTTTGTACTCCGGTTGCTGCATGTAGATGAACTGCACGACACCGAGTGCAATGGCCAAGAGATAGATGCGATTTAACAGTTTCGTAACCGACTCTCTGCGAATCGGCTCGACTTCGCGCTTGACGATGAGATGCTCCAACTTGTCGTGTGTCGCTTCATATCGGCGCAAATACCACCGGCGAACCGGAACGTTCAAGCCAAACATGGCAAACCAGACGCCGATCGTCAGCAAGCTCGTTTCCAGAAAAATACCCGTCCATTCACTCACGACAGCACGACCTCCTCTCGCTGTTCCTGCACTTCGCCGATGACACTGCCGATCCATTTTTGCAAATGATCCACCGCATCTTGACCGCGCGCACCGATCAGGTGTCCGATGTTGCCCGAACTTTGCCAGAGCGGCAACATGCTCGATGCTTTCTGCTCTCCCGCTTCATCCAAGAGGTTGAGTTGCAACCAAGAGCGTGAATACTCCTCGTGCAACCGATCTCCCGCCACGTTGCGGATGACGCCAAACTCCACCTGCAAGTCCAACTCGTCCAACTCTTTGCGGTACAAGTCGATGAGGTTCCATCCCATCTCCGTCAATTCGTCCTCCAGGCGGTAAAAGTACGTCTCGTCAAACTGCCCAAGCCAGATGCGGTCGCTCGGCTCCCCACGCTTGACGTTGAGAGACGAGAGCAAGTCCCGAATCTTCTCAAAATCACGGGCGTTGTACTCCACCTGCAACTTCTGCTGTTCCGCGCGAAAGAACTGCACATACCCGCCCTCATAGCGGTACGAATCGATCTCGCTCCAAGAGACGTGCTGCCTCGGCTCAACGTTCCACAACGTCTGCCCCCCAGATGCGGCAAATACCAAAACAGACTTGTCCGTCAGCACGAACGTCTGGTACTTCTGCCACGGCGCACGCCCGTACATCTGGCGTCCCCAGAGAAAAGAAGCGACCAAAACGCCGAATTCAATCCACTTCGGCTGGTCGTACAAGATCACAATCCACACCACCAGCAAGCAAAGCGTGACCCACTGCGTCACCGGGTTCGGCGCGATTTGGTAGCCCTCCAAGCGGGTGTTCACATCGGAAATCAACTTTACGCGCTCCTGTTTGCGCAGGTTGCGAATGACGCGTGTTTTCCACCAAGGGTACGTCCCCCAGATCAAATAACTTAACAAAAACGCTGCTGCAGCCGCCACCAGACAGCCCCCCAGCGTGCTCAAAATCTCTGACATACCTACCCCTCCAAATTCAAGCAACCTGTGTAAATTTCGAGTTTTGTCGACAAATCTCCTGCTGGGAGGCGTTGGAAAAAAAGACCGTGTCCGCAAATTTGCGGACACGGTCTCTTTTTCTCAAATCAGGAGGCGAACATGCTCTCCCCGATTTCGGCTTCGCGTTTGAAGAGGCGGGCGTAGACGCCGTTCTGTTGCAACAGGTCTTCATGGAGACCGCCTTCTACGACGCGTCCGTTCTCCAATACGATGATGCGGTCGGCGGAGAGCACCGTGGAGAGTCGATGCGTGATGACCAGCACGGTTTGCTTGGTGCGTCGTGCGGCGATCGCCTCGTTGACGAGATGTTCGGTAATGGGGTCCAGCGCTGAACTCGCTTCATCGAGGACGAGGATCGGCGCGTTGCGCACGAGGGCGCGGGCCAGCGAGAGGCGTTGTTTTTGTCCGCCCGAGAGCAAGTTGCCCCGTTCCCCGACGGAGGAATTCAGGCCGTTTGGCAGGGCGTCGTAGAATTCTTGAAGCCCGGCGTCGCGGATGGCGGCTAACAGGTCTGCGTCTGTCGCATCCGGGTTGCCGAGGCGCAAGTTTTCTGCCAGAGAGCCGTTGCGCAGTTGGACTTCTTGGGAGACGACGGCGACTTGGTTTCGCAGCCAGCGAGCGTCAAGTTCGTGCAGAGAGCGACCGTCGAGTTGGATCGAGCCCTGCTCCGGTTCGTAGAGACGCAGGAGCAAGTCGACCATCGTCGATTTGCCCGATCCGGAAGGGCCGACCAGTGCGACCGCTTCCCCCGGCGAGACGTGGAACGAAATGTCGTGCAGAACACGGTCCGCCTTGCCCGGATAGCCGAATGCGAGGTTTTCGATGTGCAGTTCGCCTTGGACTTGGGCAGGCGTTGCACCGCGCTCCGTCTCCGCCGGAGAGGTCGCTTCGGAAAGCAACAGGTCAGAGCGGTCGAGTGCCGGTCCCGTGCGACGAACGGAGAGCCAGTTGCGCAACATTCGCTGCAGTTGGTTCGCGGCAATGGCGACCAACGAGGACGCGGCGAGCATCTCCCCGGTGGAGAGCTTGTCGTTCCAGATCAACGCGGCGCTGAGGCCGTAGACGACGGCAAGTGCGATGCCGTTGTACGAACCGATGACGACGAACGCTTGCAGGCGCGCTTTTAGTTCACGACGGCTCTCGCGAATGAACGACTTGCGAATTTCGGCGACACTTTCGATTTCCGCTTCTGCAACGCCCAGCACCCGCGAGAGATGGATGCCGGTTACAGATTCGCGCAAACGTTCCAAGTAGCGCGACGCTTCTCGGCGTGCGTCTGCCGAAGCGAGGCGGGTGCGGTCTCCGAGCTTGTTGGATGTCCAGTAGAACAGGACACCAAGCCCCAGTGCAACAACGGCCAGCCACGGGTTGATAAACGCCAAGACCGCGTAGTAGAGGATCGAGCCTTGCACAGAGGCCATCAGCGTAGAGCCTTCCCACGCGAGGAAATTGTGCAGGGTGTCGGGGTCGTCGTTGACACGGGCGAGCAGTTCCCCCGTGCGGTTCTCATGGTAGAAGCGGAACGGCAAGAGCTGCAGATGGCGGAACAGTCGGAGTTTTTGCGTCATCGTGACGGTCTTCGCCACTTGGTGGCAGAAGTATTCGTCGATGACCATCATCGTCAGGTCGAAGATCGCAGCGAACACCAGCAACCCTGCCAAGCCCCAGAGCAGGCCCGTTGCGTTGTGCGGCAAGATCTTGTCGAGCAACCAACTCTGGGCCAGAGCCGGGAGCAGTTCACCGGACGACTGACTCAAGAGGATGACGATGGAGTCGGCGATGACCCATTTTTTGACCGGACGGAGCAGTTGCAGAACGCGGCGTCCGTCGCTTACTTTGGGTTGTGTCATACGACTTCCCCCCTCTCCAGTTCGCTGTACTGTGCCATGTAGAGTTGGTGGTACTCCCCTTGCAGAGCCAGCAATTCCTCATGCGTGCCGGATTCGGCAACTTGCCCGCCGACGAGCACGAAGATGCGGTCGCAGTTGCGAACGGTGACGAGACGGTGCGCGATCGTGATCGTGGTGCGACCGGGAATCAACTCTTCCAGTGCGGCTTGCACGCGTTCTTCGGTCTCACCGTCCAGGGAAGAGGTGGCTTCGTCGAAGATCAAGACTTGCGGATGGCGCAGAATCGCCCGTGCCATCGCGACGCGTTGCTTTTGCCCGCCGGACAGTTTCAGTCCGCGCTCCCCGACAACCGTTTCATAGCCTTCTGAAAGTCCATCCACGAAGTCTGACAGACCGGCTGCCTCGACGGCGCGGTCGAGTTCGGCTTGCGTGGCGTTCGGTTTGCTGTAGAGCAAGTTTTTGCGCAAAGTTTCGTTTAGCAAAAATGTCTCCTGAGAAACGACACCCACTTGCAAGCGGAACGAATTGCGGTCGTACTCATTTAAATCGCACCCGTCTACGGAGACACGTCCCTGCTCCGGCGTATAGAGGCCGAGCAAGATCTGGATCAACGTCGACTTGCCGCCGCCGCTCGCTCCGACGAGACCGATGTGCTGACCGGATTCGATCGCCAATGTGATCCCGCGCAAGACAGGGTCTTCCGTTCCCGGATAGCGGAACCAGATGTCTTCCATCTCGATCTTGCCGTTCACCGTATCGAACTTCGGCAGTCCAACCGGCTGTTCTTCGGGCAGATCAAAGTATTCGTACAAGCGGTGCAACGCGGGAATCGCTTGTTGGATCGTCAAGGCGTTTTCTGCCAGGGAGCGGATCGGCATGAACATCGCCGGGATGAAGCCGATGCAGGACACCAGCGTACCGGCTGTGATCTCTCCGCGCCAGACCGCATAGCCGCCCAGCAACATGACGAGACCCGGCACGATGATTTGCAACGCATTCCCCAACCGCCAGTTGACTTTGGAAATCAGAGCCGCGCGGATCGCGAACTTTTTCCAAGCGTCGAGACCGTCGTTTTGGTGTTGGTATTCACGGTCTTCCAAGTGCAGCGTGCGCACGAGTTTGATCGACTCGATGCTCTCTTGCGCATGGCTGTACAGCTCCGCAAGCATATCGCGTTGTTTGGCGCTCAGGCCCCGGACTTTTTTTCCTAATTTGAATGAAGGCCACAGGTAGATGGCGAACACGGCAAGCATGAGCACCGCCACCGGCCAGAACAGCGCGATGACCGCTGCAAACGCCGCGACGGCGCCGAGCAATTGTTGGACGAAGCGAGGGATAACCGTCGAGTTCAGTTGTTGAATGGCTTCAACGTCGTGCGTCAGGCGGTACAAGATGTCCCCGCGCGGTGTCGTGGCAAACATCGACATCGGAGCGCGATGCAACTTGCGAAAGGCACGCATCTGCATGTCGGAAATGACGTCGAGACCGATCCGTACTTGGATGTACTCCTGCAGGGATTCGAACATCACCTTCAGGAAAAACGAACCCAGCACCGCGACCACCAACCCATACATCGCGGTCGTCAGATGCATCGGCAACACTTCGTCAACCAGTTTCCCGGTCAAGATCGGCGGCAACGTCGCGACAGCACCGGCGACGACGGCACACAGGAACGTCAGCAGGATTTGCCCTTTGTACGGCTTGAAGTGTTGAATTGTTTTGCGAAACAGACCCACAGTTTCTTCCCTCCTCTTATGAGTGGTTATTATATCGCTTACTTACAGGGAATGGAAGAGGGGTTTGAAAAAAAGAAAAAACCGCCTTGCTTTTCGCAAGACGGTTTTCGAGAGTTACTCCGGTATTACTTCTTGGTCACGAAGGAGGATACATAGACGCTCGTCAGAAAGACCAAGCCAGCGAATGCGAATGCACCGAGTGCGAAACCGATCAGTCCCATAACTCTACCTCCTCCAAATTACTTCGCGATCGCGGATAATTTCTCACCGCACCACGAAGCGAATTGGCCAACGGTGATCATGTCCGTTACAACCAGGGTCAAGATGCCCAAGAGAACGGTGTACATGAACACGGACATTGCTGCCGGTACCAGACGGCGAAGCGCTTTTTCGTTGCGCTCTGCGAAGTGTTTCCCGATCAGCAGAATGAAGATGATGTCGACTAACGCAAGTGCAAACTGTAACGAGTACAGTGCAAGATGCGTGGTCCACGCGGCCGTACCGAGGTAGTACGCGTCAACCAAGAGCCACATTTGCAGAACAGCGTACCCGAAGAATGCGAGAACCGCGATGATCATGGTGCCTTGGAACTTCTTGTACTGGTTGTTGCGGAAGAACGAACCCGCGAGCAGTACGACGAAGCCGGCAACCAGCAGACAGATGGTGGTCAATGCCGGAAGGTCGGCATTGGCACCAAAGTCTACGGTGAACTTGTCAGGCGCCCAACCGCGCAGGTAAACGTTCGCTGCAAGGAAGGTGCCGTAGAAGAACGTGAACGAAAGCAAACCGAGCCACGTTGCCAGGATGCCATCGTCTTTCGAACCGGTCCCGCTGCGATGCGGGACCCAATCCGGAGCGTGATGTGCACTCATCTTATTCCCTCCAATCCTACAGAATTACAGCAAAGATGTTTCGACGATGAACACGATGCTCATCGAAGTCAAGTAGATCAACGAAATCACGAACGATTGTCGAGCCCAACGGATCGTGTCTTGTGCGAAGAAACCAACGAAGGTATGGACCAGCCAGATCAGGCCGATTACCATCATCGTCACGAGATACCCCAAGTCTGCGTGTGTGAATTCAAACACGAGAATGGAGGTAGGAATCATCGCGGCAACGTAGCGCAACATATGGCGCTTGGTCACTTCAAAGCCCTTGACGACCGGCAGAACCGGGATGCCCGCTTTTCCGTAGTCTTGCGAACGACGGATCGAGAGCGCCAAGGTGTGGGGCATTTGCCACATGAACATGATCAGGAAAAGCGTCAACGCCCCCATGTCGAGGTTGTTGGAATACGCCGTCCAGCCCATGACAATCGGCACAGCGCCGGAAATCGCACCGCCGATGGTGGAAAGAGTCGACGTGCGCTTCAGCCACATGGTGTAGACCACCACGTAGTCGAAGAGACCGATCAGGCCGATGACAGCGGTCAGCGGATTGACGAGGAACGTCAGGATCGCGCTGCCGACCAGAGCCATCCCGATCCCCATCCACATCACAGTGGTCGGGTTCAGGCGGCCTTTGGCGAGCGCACGTTTTGCGGTACGCTCCATGTAACGGTCAAGATCACGGTCGATATAGTTGTTGAGGCAGGTGCCGGACATAATGACCAGCGCCGTGCCAAGCAAAGTCCAGAGAATCAAAGTCCCGTTCGCTTGTGCGGTCGAGGACAGCCAGAGACCTGCAAACACCGTCATAAGGTTGGCCACGGTGATGCCGACCTTCGTCACGGAGACGAAGTCACGCCACGTTCCCGTCTCCGAGAGCGGACCCGGTTCCATAACCGGATTCGAACGTTGAGACTTAGTGCTTGCAACTTGTGCCATCTGTTCCATCAATACCCTCCCCAATCTATCTCAAAAGTTGCTTAGTTCGATCCGACGACAACGGGGTTGCCGACCTGCTGGCCGGCTTCCTTTTTGCTGTTCACGGTTTTCACCGTTTTGGCAAAGTGAGCTCGTGCTCCAATGTACACACCAACTACCATCGTCAGCGCGGCGCCTCCCAAGTGAGACGTCGCAGGAGACAGGGCCAATTCCGTGCCCAGGGTCACGAATCCAAGCAACATCTGCATGAGGACGATCACCACAAGCACAATCGCCGAGCGAACGAACATCTTGTTTCGCAGCGCTTGCGCAACCACCCAGACGGTGGCGGCAACAACCAAGACCGTAATCATGATGTGAAACATCAGGAATGCGTTCGCGAAGGTCGCGGACGGCATGTAGTCTTGGAAGTGGTTCTTAATGTAGTCATTGCGTCCAAACAGCGCTTCCGAAGCGCCGGTGTGGCGGAACAAACCGCCTACGATGACTTGCAGAACCGTGACGCCGACCATCAGCGCGGCCGGAGTGAACATCGACGCTTGACGCGCATCCGTTTCCTCCGCGGCACACTTCTCCACAACCTCGCGGTTGCGGAATTCCAGAGCGGTCAACGCTGCGAAGATGCTAACCAGGAACATCCCGTTGGTCACGTCAATCGTGGTCATGTAGCCCGGAAGCTTAAACACCACGATCGCCGCACCAGCCAGGGCTTGCAAAGCGAGGCAGACTACCGTCGCAATCGCGAACTTGAGATAGACGCGATTTTGTTTGCGGTAGCGCCAAGCTTGGAAGGCCGTCACCATGATCAGAAGTCCGCCCAACGCACTTGTGGTTCGATGGAACCATTCGACCATCACAAGCGGGTCATCAAACGGAGGAATGATCTGACCGTGACAGAGCGGCCAATCAGG
It encodes:
- the cls gene encoding cardiolipin synthase — translated: MSWERVVIRIAWTVAVLLFMAVVVLLLVGTVIFLENRNPEKTVAWLIILIVLPVIGFLLYLVFGRNARKRKLFHHKHNSDTQLKKLVHEQSLKMTEDELLRGGGENRQQRLVRLLLNSAYSPLTTNNSVRVLTDGPSKFEELFHALERAEHHIHLEYYIFKEDEIGRDIQRLLIQKARRGIEVRVLIDGLGSREISRDFLDELSSSGVQVEYFFPVKFPFITSRLNFRNHRKIVVVDGKVGFLGGMNIGDEYLSRKREFGFWRDTHLVLEGESAHRLQTIFLNDWYFITRQRIEDERYYPPLENMGSKYAQIVASGPDSDWESIRQVYFTAVATAREKVYIETPYFIPDESISMALKTAALSGLDVRLIVQGIPEYQLTYWASRSYFEELLQAGVKIYKYQKGILHAKVIMIDDEIGIVGSANMDIRSFQLNFEASALVYDRNFVKRLQEDFTQDIEDSILVELESYKSRPLSDRFKESGARLLSPLL
- a CDS encoding phosphatase PAP2 family protein — translated: MKTCGWVRKLELYEVIGILVSLLCVIGFFALGDEIDAKQGEPGWHWVPLSWIWAIYRDFIPKALGYALLGLGLLGWFRESRREKSSWKVAWKPGLKWGVGQTLRVARFGLPFCVLLIIYRALDFYIPLFSPIDRDGWLLHIDAWMFGVQPSIWLEPLIRPWLTDYLSFVYMIWFPMIFFTLLLMMLKSRQAVSGYVAAALFAFYVGYVSYTIVPAIGPLYSLADTYTTSLSGGGITEMQRAVVTSQQDMNISRDCFPSLHTAISCVMLYFVWTYRRKWMWLYGPLVVSILISTVYLRYHYVIDVIAGIGLATLTCWLGRRGTAWWQERFHEPATLPLRQTGTEVAS
- a CDS encoding ABC transporter ATP-binding protein yields the protein MTQPKVSDGRRVLQLLRPVKKWVIADSIVILLSQSSGELLPALAQSWLLDKILPHNATGLLWGLAGLLVFAAIFDLTMMVIDEYFCHQVAKTVTMTQKLRLFRHLQLLPFRFYHENRTGELLARVNDDPDTLHNFLAWEGSTLMASVQGSILYYAVLAFINPWLAVVALGLGVLFYWTSNKLGDRTRLASADARREASRYLERLRESVTGIHLSRVLGVAEAEIESVAEIRKSFIRESRRELKARLQAFVVIGSYNGIALAVVYGLSAALIWNDKLSTGEMLAASSLVAIAANQLQRMLRNWLSVRRTGPALDRSDLLLSEATSPAETERGATPAQVQGELHIENLAFGYPGKADRVLHDISFHVSPGEAVALVGPSGSGKSTMVDLLLRLYEPEQGSIQLDGRSLHELDARWLRNQVAVVSQEVQLRNGSLAENLRLGNPDATDADLLAAIRDAGLQEFYDALPNGLNSSVGERGNLLSGGQKQRLSLARALVRNAPILVLDEASSALDPITEHLVNEAIAARRTKQTVLVITHRLSTVLSADRIIVLENGRVVEGGLHEDLLQQNGVYARLFKREAEIGESMFAS
- a CDS encoding ABC transporter transmembrane domain-containing protein — protein: MGLFRKTIQHFKPYKGQILLTFLCAVVAGAVATLPPILTGKLVDEVLPMHLTTAMYGLVVAVLGSFFLKVMFESLQEYIQVRIGLDVISDMQMRAFRKLHRAPMSMFATTPRGDILYRLTHDVEAIQQLNSTVIPRFVQQLLGAVAAFAAVIALFWPVAVLMLAVFAIYLWPSFKLGKKVRGLSAKQRDMLAELYSHAQESIESIKLVRTLHLEDREYQHQNDGLDAWKKFAIRAALISKVNWRLGNALQIIVPGLVMLLGGYAVWRGEITAGTLVSCIGFIPAMFMPIRSLAENALTIQQAIPALHRLYEYFDLPEEQPVGLPKFDTVNGKIEMEDIWFRYPGTEDPVLRGITLAIESGQHIGLVGASGGGKSTLIQILLGLYTPEQGRVSVDGCDLNEYDRNSFRLQVGVVSQETFLLNETLRKNLLYSKPNATQAELDRAVEAAGLSDFVDGLSEGYETVVGERGLKLSGGQKQRVAMARAILRHPQVLIFDEATSSLDGETEERVQAALEELIPGRTTITIAHRLVTVRNCDRIFVLVGGQVAESGTHEELLALQGEYHQLYMAQYSELERGEVV
- the cyoE gene encoding heme o synthase codes for the protein MEQMAQVASTKSQRSNPVMEPGPLSETGTWRDFVSVTKVGITVANLMTVFAGLWLSSTAQANGTLILWTLLGTALVIMSGTCLNNYIDRDLDRYMERTAKRALAKGRLNPTTVMWMGIGMALVGSAILTFLVNPLTAVIGLIGLFDYVVVYTMWLKRTSTLSTIGGAISGAVPIVMGWTAYSNNLDMGALTLFLIMFMWQMPHTLALSIRRSQDYGKAGIPVLPVVKGFEVTKRHMLRYVAAMIPTSILVFEFTHADLGYLVTMMVIGLIWLVHTFVGFFAQDTIRWARQSFVISLIYLTSMSIVFIVETSLL
- a CDS encoding COX15/CtaA family protein, which codes for MGYRLPLVTTIVTFLMMILGAVVVGTQAGFACPDWPLCHGQIIPPFDDPLVMVEWFHRTTSALGGLLIMVTAFQAWRYRKQNRVYLKFAIATVVCLALQALAGAAIVVFKLPGYMTTIDVTNGMFLVSIFAALTALEFRNREVVEKCAAEETDARQASMFTPAALMVGVTVLQVIVGGLFRHTGASEALFGRNDYIKNHFQDYMPSATFANAFLMFHIMITVLVVAATVWVVAQALRNKMFVRSAIVLVVIVLMQMLLGFVTLGTELALSPATSHLGGAALTMVVGVYIGARAHFAKTVKTVNSKKEAGQQVGNPVVVGSN